The stretch of DNA ctttttttttctgcactattTGATTGCCCCCAAGAACCAAAACCTTCTGCCTTTGGAGGTGTTCTGAAGGGGCTTCCATACTCTGGCAAGTTCGGGCACTCGCACCTCTGAGCTGCCGCTGCTTTCCTGAGATAATGGAGGCTGGCATTTGTGGTCTTCTCTCCCTCACTGGTCTTTCACAAGATGCTTTCAGGTCTCTGACTTGGCCATCAGGAAATGCTCTATCAGGTACTGGGAGGCTGAATTTAAGCAGACTGTGGTGCTCTTGCACATCCTATGGGTCAAGCAGCTCCTCTGGCTGAGGCAGTGAATGGTTTTCCCTTTGGAGGGATCTTCTCAGCCAGTGGAGCCACAGCCGTGGCGATGGGTGCTGGGACGCAGCCACCGTCTCGTACTCAGTAGCTGAGAGCTGAAAGCAGATGGTCACAAAAAGCCTGCTCTTCTTCTAGACCTCTGGAGTGGGGTCTTTTCAGTGGCCCCCATGTGATAATTAGCTCCTTATTTGtagaaaacagcagtggtaGCTATACACAGCacatgctggggaagaggcCAGGGTGATGAGTGGTCTCCTACCAGCCACACgtgagcaggagcagcacagaagagaCTTTGCTTGGGCAGGTGCAAGCCCACAGCAAGGAGTGCCTAAGCCCTCTGCATGTGACACTGAGCTGTATTCATCAGGTATGGAGCAGCGAAAACACAACGCCACCCTTGGCACACGGGACTCCTACAGGAATAagcaaaacagtatttgtttATAAGCTCAGACCGGCTGGGCAAGCTGTTGTGTTCGCAATTCAAGTCTTAGGTTACTTGAGGGTGGTAGCTCATGTCAAAAAGCTCACCACCAGCAGGACCTCACCAGTGTTTTCTTACACCAATTATTACAGCTGTGTGCTAACCATGGGGGAGCCAGTGTGGCAGCCATGCTAGTCACAGCACAAACATCCTCCTCCAGGAGAGCTCACAGTAAAACCactttaaacattaaaaaaaggttGAAGGCTTACAGTAATTTGATTAAATTCTTCATTGTCATACTAACCTCTATACAATGctgttgttttctgccttttttttttttgtttgttttaaagaaactggAAGTTCCTTAAAACACTGTTTAGCCAGATGCTGACCTACCTCGCATCATTATTTTCTCACCAGTTTTTTTTCACAAGGTGATATGAAGGATccaattttaatttgaagagtCTCCACCTTTTTTCAGTTCCTCTCCTAAAAGAATTTCATAGAAGGAAGTTGTAAAACAGTTGGGAGAGCTCCCCCCTGCAGATTATGCTAATAAAGCAACAGTGTAGGCAGCAAAGGCCTTCTTACAGTTTCTGCAACTTATGTTAACTACCCTGAGAAAACAATTACCACACCTCAACACTTCACTGACTACTATTAACTGTTTCTCACAAACAGGAAGAACGCACAAGAAAACATGCAATTCAAAAATTTAATGTTGAAACAGGCAGTAAGAATGAGAAGTCCACTCCCTATGAGGAGTAACtgtacacaaaataaataagttacaGTTTAAACAAAAGCACAACTGGCTTTTTAAAGTGCATGTGTGTAAGGCCTTTAGCCTGTGAACTCCATTGGCTCAACCTAAGGAAAAAAGTCAGCCACATGTGTTTAAGGATGAACAGGGactggctcagctctgagcACACTACCAGCTTTCATTGCCTCAGGCCAGCCGTGTTTCACATGGAGCCCAATCACAGCCGGGTTCTTTCTCTGCCTCGCATACAccagacagagagagaagagaagtgTCTGACATTGGCAGCTATAGTGGACTATCACTCCAACTCCAGGCTCATTCCTCAAAAGCTCTGTATCGGATCATTTAGTCTGGACAGTATTTTTCTGGACAGCAAAAACCTACCTTACTGTTATTTGGTATGTTTACACCCTGCGCACAATGGTTTTGCATACAAAGTCTGGTCAAGTTGTCAGCAATAACATAactagtgaaaaataaaaaggacccTTTGTTTACAGTCTTGATACCTAGTTATGTCCACTTATTTTACACTTATTTTTACAGAACAGTTTTATGCTtacttgttttgaaatacaagGGAAATAAACAGATCTACTGTGCgataaaattaaacagatacATCATGCTGTCCTTCATCCAAGTGAAAACACAATAAGACTCGAGTGGTTACTTCTGAACAGTGAACTGCAGTTCAGGGTGTTGCCCTGCTCAAGTACAAGTTGAGAGAGTTAACAGCTAAAAGGTTGTCTCTGCACAAACATCAAGCCAGATCTGCCCCATTGGAGAAAAGGCAAGCTGAAAGCGTATTTCATATGCCGGAGAGTTctatttccaaatgaaaatacttgttcTACAAGTCACATCCTAGAACTGTTGGAAGAGGgtttattggatttttttggtCGTTACTCTTTTCCAATCTGCCACTGTTCATTTCAACAGCTCTTTGCAGAATGCCACCTCACCCATCCTTCTCTCACAATGCCTTGGACCCTAGACATGCCAGCATTAAACACCCCAGGTCTCAAACTCGGGAGCAGCGTTGGGGAGACCAACGCCTCCGCTTGGCTCTGCTGTCACACAGAAGTGACAGTCCTCACTTTGGCAGACAGAGCTTGCTTAAACCTTCTCTTCAGATCCTGCATGTTGGGTGATTTTGGCCGTGGAATAAGAGAGGTTCTCCTTCTCTCGGGAGTGCTGGTGGTTTGCTGCTTGCTGACTTCTCTGCAGAGGACATGGAAGGCATTGAAGACATCGTTGTAGTTTTCACTGACAGATACTTCGTAGAAAGTACAGCCCAGCATGTTGGCCAGCTGAAGTCCATGCTGAGGCTCCACCTCTTTAACATGCAGGAGATCAGCTTTGTTTGCTACGATGACAACGGGGACGGTGTTGCCTGGGTGCAGCTGTCGAACGTGATGGTAAAGGTGACTGAGTAGTTCATAGCTCTTATAATCTGTGATGGAGAAGACGATCACCAGGGCATCTGCCCAGCGAATGCATCGGTTCAACTGCTCATTACAATCCAGACTGTGCTCGTGGATCTGAAAAATGAGTGGTCTCAAATTAGAGAGTTGAAGTAGCAAAAGACTGAAGGAACCTGTCTTTACGAGTCTGTAAAGCTAAACAGCATTTTACAGTTTCAGACACACATATCTGCATTTCACATTGTAAGTACAAACTTAATCTGAGCGTAgtgaataaatacatatgttgATTCAGCTGTAAAAAGCTGGAATTTAACACTGGAGTTTGCTACACTCAAATGGAAAATTGACCTGAGTAGTTCTGCATGCAGAGAAAGACTTTGTAGTTCCACAGAATGGGAAATTAACTGGCTAGACAGTAAGTCTGGGGAAGCGAAGATATGAGCTGGAAGCATTTAGACCTGGAGTGTTGCCCAGTTCAGAAAGGCAAGAATCCAGCATTACTCAGGTCTATACATTCAAAACTTCAACTTGTAACATCCTAATGAGTACAGCCCCAACATATCTGACTTAACTTTCTATCATACAGATTTATGAATATTGTTGGGCAGTagtcatgacttttttttctacgTATGTACCATAATTTTTCCGTCTAATGTTCCTAATATACAGGAACAAGACACTTAAGTAATTCAGCCACTCCAAAGTAATGGGCCTCCAATGTACAAATGATTCACCGAAACAGCAAGCTGTTTTTTGCTACCAGTATACTACAGGCACCAACACATCTGGCTTGGCCGGTTAAAAGCCAAGTTGCGAGCTCTCCCTCCCACACTGACATGGACAGCAAAGTATTTTCCAGGAAGACCAAACAAGATGTTGCACACAGAGGGATGTGTGCCCACAGACAGCTGCTCTGGTGACCCGCGTTGCTGTGCCTAACTCACCTGAACTCCTGGGGTGTCCTGCACTTGAATCGCCAACATCTCTCCATCTATCTGGATGTGCCTGCTGTAGAGATTACCTGGCAAGAACACCAACAGGTTCACAAAGACAGTCACAAACACAACAGGCaagtgctgcttttgctgcCCGTTAGTCACATAGGGAGGGACGGAGCCCTATTTATGAAGGGAGGGACCAAGGttaggactttttttcccccctccattGTAATTATGTTACTAGGAGCCTGGGGTTCATGATTATTTATGGTATTACTAGCAGCCTGGGATTTAACCCATCCTCATTTTGAAGCGTGGCATTTAGCATTGCGCAACTTGCAGCTTAGTCACCCCTCATGGGCTGCCTTAACTTCCTAAAGGTAAAGGCTCGCAGAAAGCTGTGtgctctcagcactgctgccctTCTGAGACTTCTCCTGAGGGTTATTTACAGCTTTCCCAGCTGGGCAGATTTGGTGGGTTTCTCGGGCTTATTTGCCCAAGCATGTCCCCCCAGGTGacctccccagctcccacatCACACTGCCACAAGCCCAGCATCCCCCCCATGAACCCGGCGCCGCACAAAGCGGAtcaagcagcagctcagcaccacattTCCGACACAAGAACCCGGCAGCGGGGCGCCCACCTGCGTTCCTCTCGTAGTCCCCGATGAAGCGCCGCGTCAGGAACCGCACCACGAGCGCTGCGGGCAGGCACAGACAGGCGTTAGCCGcgctccccttccttcctccccttccccctcctcctcctcctcctcctcctctttcccccCCTCACCTGTCTTGCCCACGCCGCTGCCCCCCACCACGGCGATCTTGACGAGGCGAGGCCGCGCGGCGGGGCCGTCCCCGCCGGGCGCGGCGCACTCGGCGATGGTGCACATGCCCTGCGTCAGGCGCATCGCGCACCCCGCGCAGTCCCCGCGCAGTCCCCGCGcagcgcagccccgcgccccgccgccggccccgcttTTCCCGGCCCACGCCGGCCccgccccagcccggccccggcccctcgctGCCGGCGGCCACTCACAGGGAACCGCCGGCCCCCCTGGAGCCGTCCCTCCTTCTCCTGGGCACGCCCCTCGCTGtgaggagggaggctggggagggaggctgcGAGggtgcccgccgccgccggcagcaGCCCGACAAGTGTTTCTGAGGGGCTCAGCCTCGCCGTCCTCCCAGGCTGACGTAAAATGGCGACGTCTCGGGCTCCTTTCGGGTTATCTCCCTGTCAGGGTGTGTGAAGCCCCCTGCCACCCAGGGTGAAATACCACCCCGGCAGGAGCTGGCAGACACCAGCTGGGGCGGCTGCTGAGAGATGAGGCCTCCAGGGAGAGCGCTTCAGCTGGGCCAGCTCAGTTCAGCTGCAAGGCACAGAAatagtaggggaaaaaaagcaattaaagtaTGTATATGGCAGTGgttaaagaaacaacagaagacGATAgtgaagatggaaaaatataagTGAGAGGTGGATGGGAAACAGAGTGGTGCCAGCCTGGAAGCAGGGAGTGGTTGACCACCTGAAATACTTACTGGCCTTAGAGAGGGTCCAGAGCAACAAAATGGAGCAATAAAACCTGTCCACGTGTGAAGCAAAGCCTGCCCGGAGGGAGGACAAAATCACAGTCTGTATTGAGGAAAGACGGACCTCATAGTAAAGGTCACCAGATAACAGCACTAATTTtgcaaaaagaaggaagagaccCAACATGCTTGGGTCAAAACCACAGCAGGGAAAGTGTTAAAAGAGAGTCGGGGTGTAACTGGGACTCTGCTGGTGGCATTGGCCAAAGACCAAACTTCACAGCAAACCAGCATTCATGCAGAGCTTTCTATGAGCTGCAAAGTTACATTTGCATATGGGAAAAGATATCTCAAATATAATGAAGCAAATTGCTGCTCCCTTGGTAGCTGCTTTCACAGATATAAATGTTCAAGCAGACACTATGAATAACAGCTTGGCTGGATGCGGGACTGGACGCAGTAGAGGGATGGATCTCCTTGCCAGCCACCAGAACAAGAAGAGATGATGGTGTTTTAGGTCTGTAACTAGCAGCAAGGCCACTAAggtcatagaaaaaaataaaaatgcttgatAGATTTCAAAGAGatgcagtttaaaataaatggatagGTAAAAAATAGATctaaaaaaaaggcattctaAATCAAACGGGAAAAGAGTCAGAGAAAaagtcattagaaaaaaaaaataaattaaaagggcTGATGGACTCAAAGACCTGAATATGAAGGAAACACTGGACTTCTTTACgccagagcagcagaaatgatGTGGATGTTGTACCTTATGCAAAGGGGAAGGGTTTCACAGAAGATCTCTTGACAGCTTGATAACTAAGGTCACTGGAAAGCCTACAGGTAGTTGTGAGGAAGATCGCTCACCTAAGAAAGTTTTGTCTTCAAGATGGGGAAATACAGAAGGTAAGCAATGACAGATCGAAGCAGGTatttcagcacaggaaaaagaaacagggtTGCCATGCAGTGAGAAGGAAAGAATACTGAAAGATATGGGAATAAATGGGATAAAATGAAACATGGGATTACATGAAATGTTGCTTCAGAACAATATCTTCCCATGATACAACtttgcttcccttttctttaaagaaaggaaatgtgttaGATCTATTCCATTTGGGTTCAATAATACCTGATGGTGTCCAGACAGGAAACGGTTGTTTAAACAGAAGAATGTGGGATCGGGAGACAATGACAGAGGGGTGTTTTGTATGGGAAGTGGCAGACTGGAGGAAAGCTGCTCTGTGGGATTCATCAAGGCCTCTGTCTTCCtccatattttcattataatggTGTCCTCCAGAACATGAATGTGCTAATGAAGCCTACagtgggcagagctgggggtcATCATCAGTTCAAACAAGGGTGGGAATAATACATTGGAGAAATTGGATGCCTCTTAGAACtagattaatgaaaatataattaaatttgaTAACAGTCATAGCTTGCAGAGATTAATCAAAAATTTCTTCCATCAACTATGAGATCAgtgcttggaaaagaaagactagTTAATCACAAGATGAGTAGGAGCCATGTAAACAGGCAAATATAAACCCAGTTATGTCAAATAAGTTCTTTCAGAAAGTATCTGAAATCTGAGGTGTGGTTTTGTCACCCAGTCTCAAGTGTATTCGGTTTTGCAAGACAAGGAAAGTGGGGCTTGGAAAAGGAGGACTCAGGAAAGCCTACTTAAGACCAGGGGCCAACGTCAGCATGAGAACAAGTGAGTAGAAACTCATTTCGGCAGTCAGAGTAGCAAAACACTGCACCAGCCCTCTAACAAGAGTGGCAAGAGCAAAATCAAACTTAATCTCTTTTAAATGGGGACAGAGTTTATGTAAGGGGTTATAAAACGTGGTTGACTGCGGTGGCAATGAGATTGGGTGGTCAAGAGGTCCCTTCTTGGGGCCTACAGAGAATACTCTAATGCCActccataaataaatatttgggcCTACACATAACCATGTGTGCAGCAGTGGTGTCTCAAATGCATGAAGAGGTATGGTAGCAGGGGAAATCAAAAAGGGTGATGAAAATGAGACGACGCCTTGATAAACTGTGAGCGTGTCAACACTATGCTCCATTTTATGAATGAGATGATTAATTAGAGACAAGCTGAAAGTGCCAAAGTAAGCAGAGAATGGGATCTCCCCCTCTGTctcagaacaacaaaaagcaaaacaagtcaGTGAGACTGAGAGGCAAAACTTCTGGAAAAGCTGGGatagaaaacatatttttgtaaaatatgtaaTTGAACTCTGAATTAATTGTTACGGTAAGGTACTGGGATAAAAATAAGATTAGCAATATACCAAGAAGTATATTTATAGATTatgagaaaatgcagttttgcaatattttatgcTAGCATAAGATTCGTAAGCAGCAGTAAATTACTTTCCTCAAGTTTTGAACCAGTTGCTTTAGTACGGGGGACCTGATGGAGCTCTAGCACAGCAGGGACACACTTCCTCATCCATCAGTCTTTTAAATTCAATTCAATTCTTATTAAATTCAATTAATTACTACAATTTAATTCTTTATCTTTAATGCAGTTTAACTCTTACGTCTTCCTCGAAGCTATGCAAAGTGACTGCTGTCAGAGGCAAGGTCTTATAGCCTGGGTGGTGACAGGTCAGAGCCGGAGTGACGGCACACTTCCACAAGTTAGGGATGCATTTCTATAAATTGTTTTGTGCCGTTGTTCAGTGAGTAAGTTTACATGCAGCTCACATGTTTCAGAAAGACATGAAGAAACTTCATTATCTAATTGGTAATTAAATTCTAACACATCTTTAAAGAAACAAGTGGCCTGGACAAAATGTTCCGAAACACATGGCTGCTCGTTCCAGATAAGTATTTACTTTCCAAAGCACCGTGGATTCTTTGGTTTTACAGGAGTGAATACAAGAAATATCCCCGTGCATGGCACAGTGCATGTGTGCCAGGCTCACAAAACTCAGAGTGAAGTTGACCAACCcctgtgggaagcccagaaGAACAGGGCTTACCCACTGCACAGGCACAGCACTCTATCACATCGCCTTCCACGAGCAGAACaaaagagggagggagcagagatATTAAAAGAAACTGCATAAACAGGAAAACGACTTCTCGCTGCACTGGGAAAGATCATCTGGCCGAGAGGGAGATAGGATCTTCATTCCAGGGCAGAGAAagtgggggaagggagggacaCCCGCCGTGCACGCTCACCTAC from Cygnus olor isolate bCygOlo1 chromosome 4, bCygOlo1.pri.v2, whole genome shotgun sequence encodes:
- the RASL11B gene encoding ras-like protein family member 11B; this encodes MRLTQGMCTIAECAAPGGDGPAARPRLVKIAVVGGSGVGKTALVVRFLTRRFIGDYERNAGNLYSRHIQIDGEMLAIQVQDTPGVQIHEHSLDCNEQLNRCIRWADALVIVFSITDYKSYELLSHLYHHVRQLHPGNTVPVVIVANKADLLHVKEVEPQHGLQLANMLGCTFYEVSVSENYNDVFNAFHVLCREVSKQQTTSTPERRRTSLIPRPKSPNMQDLKRRFKQALSAKVRTVTSV